A region of the Capsicum annuum cultivar UCD-10X-F1 unplaced genomic scaffold, UCD10Xv1.1 ctg73819, whole genome shotgun sequence genome:
CGAGATGTAGATGTTTGgtcctgatcttgttcatcagggaATGAAGaatgtgaaaatcattagagaacgactaaAGATAgctcaaagtcgtcaaaaatcctatgctgatgttagaagaagagatttagagtttgaggttggagattgggtattcctaaaagtgtctcctatgaagggagtcatgcgattcaGGAAGAAAAGTAAGATGAGTCCTCTCTATGTAGGGCCATaccagattgtgagaaggataggtggagttgtgTATGAGATAGAGtttcctgcaagtttgggttctttTCATCTGGTGTTTCATAAAGTGaaagactccttatcctatgaagaagaacCTGCAGCAATTTTGGATCATCAAGTTATaagattgaggagcaaagagatagcttCAGTtgaagtgttgtggagaaatctgaaagttgaagaagcaactttgGAATAAAAAGAAGACATGAGGAATAGATGCCCAAATTTATTTGATCCGGTGAATGTTGAGATGGATGGTACAATCCTTGTCCTATTTTTTTcatgccttagtatgcttgaaattgtgCTTGGCTATATcctgcatcatcattcggggatgaatgatttcaaggggggataatgtaacaccccataaaaagTCGTGCGTGCGTTAGTCCCTGATAGTAACTCTTAGCcttgaaaacttgaaaatattctaagtgtcaaagaggcttagaatcatttttagcttCTAAAACTTCGgggaatttatttttgacctttccgaccttcgattttagattttcttgttgattcatgatcggggaagtaAATAGtgcatattgggtgagtttcgaaatttttgacatcatttagggcatgtttgggtgcccaaaacagtGGCATCATACGATTTGGGCGCGTCACATGGTCCAACGCACAGTGGCATTCTGTGATATAAAATACATCATATGCTCCAGTGGAGTGGGATATAGCATACGACTCATGGTCTGCTGCACGTACCTGGGAATTTCAGCATTTAAGCTCCTTCTCATTAAGGGTGGTTTAGGTATTTTCCATGTCCTTTTCAGCTTAAACACGAGATTTTTACCCCAATTAAGCACATTATTCATACTTGCACCAAAAAtcatcaagaacactctctaggatttcaaacaagaatcctaAAGAACTCAAGactcaaccatgggttttcagaAGCGATTGAAGATTTTGAATCCCCAATCCGCTAGCTTCGAGAATTACCTATTATCTTTTGAGgttaaggtacgcggggtttttctaaaatctcatgggcatagaaatcatgattttaagaaagggggttttagatttatgaatataatcatattttagaatacttgatggaattgtttgggtctttaggccttcccccaaattgatctgaatatatatatataagcatgtgttttaagatTGATGATTGAATTAAGAACATGATTCAtggaaaatccctctcttgtgatgattttcatttacttatgatatactatgaaattgTTTGAATGCATCTtaaaaagcatgatatgaaatgtcttgatttatgctATGACTTGATAATGATTTCGAAATAAAAAGAGATGGTTATgaatgttgataaatgttgaaaatattcatataatgaaagagtgcatgattttgccaaaagcacatgaccaccatatgtttgaataatctcagcatagttttgaATTGTgttttcagaacatgaaatcttttatactgtttgcatgtttgggtggtctaaactatgttttaatgaaagaattatgcatggcACATTATGGCctagaaataggacttgcaagtcttagttTGACGACACCAATTCAAATTATGCCATGGTTATTCAGACCAGAATAGAATGTATGCTTAAAGtcagaatttttagatgtttaaattagaataatgcatgattcagaatagGACAAAATTGGACATAAAGAGATATTTGGTGGTTCCCTAAAGACGGCATGAGTTTAGACAAATCATTGCCTGAAATTGTGATTTGccaatccgggtatattatattacgctggcctagtatCGTGTagcgtatcagaatcagaaactctaaCCCTTGTGGCagactcgggttgggggcttccccgccgagtcaatggtggattccataccgcccgtggaatatcagaattgtaggggagtgctACCTAACTCATaattaatacaaagatcagaaactgcattgttaagaatgatttatgatttttcagaaaagtgcccatgtgttttaaaaactattttatgtataatgttttgacaaattgttctctattattttatttatagaaaatctttattttggattactttgcataccagtacatctgtattgacctcccTCCGCCCTCcaagttctgaggctcagtctaggggtccagaaaagcagTAGATTTCATTCAGACAGATTTGTAATGTGCAgttagtgagccttctctattccagaaggctaGTTTTATTTTTAGACAATTATTTGTAGATATGGTTTtcggtctactgggggccttgtcccagtttaagatagttgttagattttcatctagtagagatttcgcatactgagtcagatgttattcaAAAcactttccatacttatgttgattttagaattgaccatgtttctgtagcagattatgtttctgcatcttctttcatcatataaatgttgtgcatgattaccagatagagaagtgCATTTCGGGCcttatggttcgggatgtccgtcacggccaggcctaagtttgggtcatgaaaaacttggtatcagagcacgattcatggtcccagggtgtctgcaaaatcatgtcgggtagagttttgtttatgggtgtgtagcgcaccacacttataagtaggaggatactaggcatttaggaatgtttctcttctttgtgatttagatCGTGCTTTAGAGTCTGAATTAGAATTGTCCCTTAATCAGTGatctattgtatttcagaaaatagtCATGCCTCCTCATCGTTCTAACAACCAGGATGCCCAGGATGATGAATCCTgccccacccatgggatgcggaacCATAACAGAGAACACACTCCAGAACCTATTCCTACTCCAGGAGTACCTCCTGTCCCGACCAGTGCTCCTTGAGCTCTAAGGACAATGTTAATCATCCTCAATCTTCATAGAGGGACATAtcgaatgcagaattcagacagtcCATTAACATACTTGCACAGCTTGTAACCGCACAGACTCAGAGGTCGAAAGATACTGGGTCCGCATATATTACTTCTAAGGCTACCAGGGTGGGACAGTTTATGAGGATAAATCCACCCAAATTTTTAGGAACTAAGGTAGAAGACGACCCACAGGAGttcatagatgaaatagagaagattttcagaGTTATGCATGTGGATCAGGTGGAAGGGGTTGAGTTAGCAGAATACTAGCTTAAgaatgtagcgaaccaatggtacaaagagtgggaggatgcaaaaggggagagtgttgagcccacagtttgggatgagttcgtggaagcttttcttgacaagttcttttctctagagttgaggaaagccaaagtaaaggagttcatgaaccttaagaaGGGTAAGATGAGCgttcaggagtatactttaaagtttaattagttggcctgttatgctcctgagatgacgagtagtatgagggcccgaatgaggaGGTTTGCTTCTGccctttcagatgatctggtgcttgaaTATCAAGGGGCAATGCTAAACAGGAAATTGGACTTTGCTAGGCTGACAGTCCACATGCAACCGgttgaggagaaaaagaaaaatataactgAGTCCAGAGAGAAGGACATGTAGGTGAAGAGAGGTAGATTAGCGAATCAGAACCCCAGTCAGCAGCAAGGTGGTAATTTGGGTAACAAATCACAAAAGAAGAATTTTTGGGGCAAGGCAAAGTCTGCAGTTATTGCCCCAGCGCCCAGACCCCTAGTTGATACCCTCAGAGTTTTTAGACTAGTCAGGGACCCAAAGCTCAGGATACTCAGTCACAGGGTAGTGTGGTGCAACAACATTGTACTTTTCCACAGTGCGGACTTGTGGTAGGCTTCACCCGGGCAGGTGTCAGCTAGGCCTATTTGTGTTTTATACTTATGGTCAGATGGGTCACTTTTAGAGGGATTGCCCTTCGGCTAAAAGGAGTGCTGGGGGTGTCAAGTCTCAGGAAATCTCTTCTACACCATCACCGCCTTAGAAGGGTACCACTTCAGCTGTCGGGAGCGATCGCAACCGGATGTATGCTTTGACTAATCGCCAAGACACAGAGGCCTAACCaaatgttgtcaccggtatgttataaatctttccccatgatgtatatgtattgtttgatcccgggtctaccttattTTATGTGACCCTGTATGTGGCAgttagttttgggtttgagcctgatgtgattgatgaacctttctctatttccactctggtgggtgattctgttgtggctaggagggtatacaaaaattatgttgtgtctattcttgGTAAGGATACTGGGGCagacctcatagaacttgatatggtagctTTTGATGCTATATTaaggatggactggctccatcggtattatgccacactagactatagaacccaaaaggttaccttttcttttctgAATAAGCCAACAATAGAGTGGGAAgggcattctttagcacctagagggcacttcatatcttatctcagagcccgtaaacttatttccatGGGTTGCTTGTGCCTTCTTATTCGGGTTTGAGATTTTAACGTCGAAAGTATTCCTCTTTAGTTTGTCCCAATAGTAAATTAATTCCTAAAAGTTTTTCCAGATGATCCCCCAGGAattccacctgatagggagatagattttggcattgatgtattgccagatacccatcctattttgATTCtatcatatagaatggctcttgcagagttaaaagagttgaaagaacagctggcagatctcctagataaaggttttatcagacctagtgtttctccctaggGTACACCTatactcttcgtgcgaaagaaagatggttccctgcttATGTGCGTAGATTACCGTCAACTGAATAAGGTCAccgttaaaaataaatatcctcttcccaggattgatgacctctttaaccaacttcagggtgctaagtatttttctaagatagaccttcattcgagATATCATCAATTAAAAATTAGGGAATCAGACATTTCCAAGACAGCTATTtgaaccagatatggtcattatgaattcttagttattttctttgggttgaccaatgctcctacaactttcatggacctaatgaatagggtcttccatcagttcctggacctgtttgtcatagtttttattgatgatatcttaatttactccaaaagtgaggtggaccatgccaatcacctttgaattattcttcagactctcaaagatcataacttgtatgcaaaattctccaagtgtgaattctggatgAATGCCATTGCTTTCTTAgggcatattgtatctagtgaggggattcgagttgatccccaaaaggttgaggcagtgaggaaatggcccagacccacgactccaaccgacatttggagcttcttgggtttggtgggttATTATAGGAGTTTCATAAAGGGTTTCTCTTCCATAgatgcaccacttactaagtggctcagaaaaaggtaaagtttttattgtctgactcttgtgagaatagttttgagaagttgaaagacaagttaactactgctcctgttttgactcttctggaaggtacaaatggttttgttgtatattgtgatgcgtcccgagtgggacttggttgtgtacttATACAGCATGGTTAGGTAGTAGCTTATGCATTTCGGAAGTTAAAGGTGCACAAAcaaaattaccctactcatgactttaAATTAGCAGaagtggtgtttgcacttagaatttggaggcattatctttatggggtgcatgttgatattttcactgaccataagattTTGAAGTATGTTTTCTTGCAGAAAGAACTGAACCTCAGGAAGAGGCGTAGGATGGAGAttttgaaggactatgacatgatcCTTCACTATCATCCGAgtaaggcaaatgttgtagccgatgccctcagtagattatctatgggctgtttttctcttattgaggaaggaaagagagagatggtgaaagatattaaCCGGCCTGGAAACCTAAAAGTGCAAATCTTAGATTTCGAAGATGGGGaaatggttgttcatgagatatctACATCTTTCCTTTGTATAGAAGTTacagagaagcaggttgaagatcccatcttgatacagATCATGAAAGATGTGGGTTagcagaaggtgatgtccttcaaaattggtggtgatggtattttgaggtatcaGGATAGATTATATGTACCAGATATTGATGGGTtgaggaagagaatccttgacgaagctcacactttgaggtatgttgttcacccaggctctactaagatgtaccatgatctaaaatctatgtattggtggaataatatgaagcatgatgtggctaactttgtttccagtgtttgaattgccaaaaAGTTAATgtagagcatatgaggccaggtggttcttcccaGGTGATATCCTTGCCCTTTTGGAAGTGGGAGAttattaatatggacttcattataggacttccgaAGCCctaaaactagtatgattctatatgggtaattgtagattggttgaccaagtcaacccactttctgcctgtcaggactaactatttgggtgaggattatgctaagctgttcaTTGTTGAAATGGTCCATTTGTATAGGgtacctgtgtccatcatatccgaCCGATGTACACatttttcttctcagttttggagatcttttcagaggggtctAGGTACCTAAGTGAACTTATGTACTGTATTTCACCCTCAGAATGATAGGTAAGCTGAGTGCACTTGCCCCTGATagagtttacgtataataatagtttccaatccagtattaaaatggcaccatttgaggcattgtatgggagaagatgtaagTTTCCAATAGCATGGTATGAGGTGGGCGAGACATAGATGTTTGGTCCTGATCTTGTGCATCTGGCAATGGAGGATgtaaaaatcattagagaacgactaaAGACAGCACAAAGTTGTCAAAAATCCTACGCCACTGTTAGaagaagagatttagagtttgaggttgtagattgggtattcctaaaaatgtcttctatgaagggagtcatgtaattcgggaagaaaggtaagctgagtcctcgctatgtAGGGCCATaccagattgtgagaaggataggtgaagttacgtatgagttagagttgcctgtaaGTTTGTGTTCTTTTCATTcagtgtttcatgtgtccatgttgaaaaagtgtattggagatcattctctaGTGTTGCCAGTGGAAAagatcaaagtgacagactccttatcctatgaagaagaacCTATACCAACTTTGGATCGtcaagttagaagattgaggaacaaagggATAGCTTCAGTTAAAGTattgtggagaaatcagaaagttgaagaagcaacttaggAATCAGAAGAAGACATGAGAAATAGATAACCAAATTTATTTGATCCGGTGAATGATGAGaaggaaggtacaatccttgtcctatttttttttcaatccttagtatgcttgaaattgttCTTAGCTATATCTTGCATCATTATTTGggaacgaatgatcccaagggggggataatgtaacgccccataaAAAGTCGTTCGTGCATTAGTCCCTAATAGTAACTCTTAGCtttgaaaacttgaaaatattctaagtgtaaaagaggcttagaatcatttttagcttCTACAACTTCAGGGaatttattttcaaccttcccgaccttctattttagattttcttgttgattcatgatcagggaagtAAATAGtgcatattgggtgagtttcagaatttttggaagtCGTTTAGGGCAtatttggatgcccaaaatagtggcaTCATGCGATTTGCATGCGTCTCATGGTCCAACACACGGTGGAAgcagcatgcgtcgcatgctctagtACGGTGGGATATAGCATGCGACGCATGGTCTGCTACACGTACCTGGGAATTTCAGCATTTAAgctccgtctcattaagggtgttttaggtATTTTCCATGACCTTTTCATCTTAAACACGAGATTTTTATCCCAATTAAGTACATTATTCATACTTTAACcaaaaatcttcaagaacactctctagggtttcaaacaagaatctcaaataactcaagattcaaccgcgGGTTTTCAGAagcgattgaagatttggaatccccaatccgcaAGCTTTTAGAATTACCTATTATCTTTTGAGGTTATGGTAcgcagggttttcctaaaatctcatgggcatagaaatcatgattttaagaaagaggtttttagatttatgaatataatcatgttttataatacttaatggaattgttttggtctttaggccttcccctaaattgatttgaaattatatatatataaacatgtgtTTTAAGATTGATGAGTGAATTGAGaacataatttatgaaaaatccTTGTCTTTtgatgtaacaccctgattttctgaaccgaaatgctacacggtgctcattacCCCGAAGGACCagtagctaacccatgactaagatttgtacctatatactgcataatataacataataatgcaaaaaacatgaacatgtaggctataaggttcaactaaataaagaatctatcaaaacataatatccatgtgggtgaaaatacccaaaacaactgaaaaatgaatcaaatctgactaaatctgaaagtctctatatactatctgaataaggagttgaaggaatatgtctctaactaactccgtctagcaaaactgaactgaataatgaatgaaataaaaaataatattgtcctcagatggatgaggactcactgcaaatttgaacactggaatgctactgctgatttggagctcgtgcctctgaacctatggtgtaacataagagaaagcactatatcgcaaatgcttcagtacaactgaatgtactgagtatatgagtgaggtaggctaaatgcaaagggttatatgcttgaacaatgctgactaatagaATACATACGTGCAtaataaactataactgaactcgtggtgatactgacaaCTGAGTCTAGatactgacgacatgactttactgatacCGAGGTACTAAATAGacaaataactatttttgacagttcgaattatgatgAACTGGTCGGATTGACTATGTTTAACGGTCCTGAAAATAAATactgataatgtaatctatgatGACTAACATAACTAGTATAATTGTGATAATCGGCCTAATTGATGtaattgatactgagcgactgtatctaatagtctaagttctgatggaactatcttagttccgttctgagctgagtgactaaatatgagatcagtcctatctagtgggtgacctttgagtatattgataataaaagatgatttgacttagtctgagatcaatcctatctagcgggtgatctttaaatctgattaACCatggttgagatcagtcctatctactggatgatcttgaagtctatttataatgataagtcTTGACTGTATTTAATAGTACTGAATCTATACTAATGAGCTGatttgactgtgtctaacagtcctgaatctataacttAAACTGTAGGATATATTCATTTAACTGgcatgccccatgctaagctgactggggtccaatatctgccctgactggaagggtgtcagtaccgtgccaccagtaaagacaactgttgtggagtcagtactaatctagcgggtgacaactgggatcagtcctattcttataaatgtgctaatgggtgacccctgagtatgtcagtcctatctaatgggtgacatctcgtacctatgatggctacgtagttctagaacttagggattgcttctaaggatctcagttctttctagcgggtgagtccccatccttaggttcattcggtgctgaaacctactcccaactaaaagactctgaaaaaataactgagctgaattgattagctgaactgatactagtagTATTGTGTAGCAGAGCTAAACAAAGTTGACTGAGTTTCCAacgtactgagttttgaggactgactgagagtactgaaattactgagatttctaggaATAATgttgttactgagattactgagattactgagtactaaaattTCTGAACTACTGAGTCTGCTgaggtttttgagttttttgagtcacatgacatggctctaggcacaaagctgtattttttgggtacaagtattcccaagactcgatggaaggaaactgacacacatgactgacgtgaatacatggccaacaccagcaatccataatatcataacttggggaaatTCCTAAAGTACATGGTTGCCATATATCTTATACAATAGTAGGACTTGCAAGAAAGCGTAGCAtgatctcataagactagttcataaACAATCGAACAATATttacaattcataataccataaataggggatttcacaccacatatgattttcatattcttgaacatggaagataatgcatataacatgtacattcTTGCATGATTCTAACTTCATgaacattccatatcacaacaacaatacacaacaattagcatggaattcatgttgagtcataaggaaaaGATCATGGTCTTGTCACTTAAGTTCTATTGAGCTACAATACATGAATTCTCGTCTCTTAgctattttatcaaacaccttgcatacacaCTTTATTTCATAGACATATTAATTACTTTTAACAATTCAAACTACCCAAAATTCATGTATTTCAATTTGCATGTCATCTTAGTTTCCTAAAATCACATAAATTCTCTAACTTGGTAGTGTTTACCAATCAATCAcaaaaacataatcaacccacaacatgacttcataattcataaatttaaaagagggttcttgaactttatagatgaaaggaatccataaatcaacactacgcataccttatctCTAGATTTAATGAAGATTAACGGagagaatttcttgaacttgaatcttttatgaaaaaccctaatgtgttcttgagaggattttgagaaattatagTGTATTTTGGAGTTATGGAGGCTTAATCCTGTGtttttgagtatatatatatgaagGTAAAATGACCAACTAACCCAAGAGCACGGAAGTGGAATGCTGAAAATTGGGCCAGCACTGGAGTACCCCAAGCGGCGCCTGGCTTATCCAGGTGGACTAGCCCAGGTGACGCCTGCCCTAAAGCAGTGCTCTAGTTGGGGCGACACAGGACTATCACCCGGGGCTActgttttggaaatccaaacatgcctTTACGCTATCTGAAAAATTCCGAAACTTGCTTGAGATGTATTACAACCTTGTCCCAttgcaacacaacttgaaaatcctaaaacaaagGTCAGTAAGGTCATCAAATACATCCccgaagtttggaggtctaaaatgagactaagtgttgaatcttgaacacttagcaaaattttctaagtcttggagctTTAAAAGCTTAATGAGCTGAAATTTAGACTTTTGAttttatgaggtattacaatatatcctccttgagaacattcatcctcgaatgagatcgATTGAGAGGGGAAACAAgaagctgaacatgaactgatCATGAatgactggaacatgatctcataactGATGTGACTAATAGACTGATTCATACTGAACTTGCATATATGATTTATGGGTAACTAATTCCTGAATGTAgtactgaggattctaataaactgagttttctcaaaatgaggatGCAATGCATAACTGAAAAGTTGAAgccatgcatatttgatgcatgattacatgactgacatgatacatgaatgtatgactgaaaatactgataaacttaactttctctactgaacatgcatatctaatgcatgaatatctaactg
Encoded here:
- the LOC124894414 gene encoding uncharacterized protein LOC124894414, whose protein sequence is MVKDINRPGNLKVQILDFEDGEMVVHEISTSFLCIEVTEKQVEDPILIQIMKDVVFHVSMLKKCIGDHSLVLPVEKIKVTDSLSYEEEPIPTLDRQVRRLRNKGIASVKVLWRNQKVEEAT